In one Gossypium hirsutum isolate 1008001.06 chromosome D09, Gossypium_hirsutum_v2.1, whole genome shotgun sequence genomic region, the following are encoded:
- the LOC107892330 gene encoding beta-glucuronosyltransferase GlcAT14B, producing MKRLRSYYMQFRHNNNQAMERKWIFPLAVGSIVSLFLLFLTTLTSFDGSPFLFFYRSSAVTGGSSPFVENQLKPIPISTLPPPPRFAYLISGSAGDCRMLKRTLLALYHPLNQYVVHLDREASSEERLDLEKFVKDHPVFNKVGNVRMIVKANLVTYRGPTMVANTLHAAAILLKEGGDWDWFINLSASDYPLVTQDDLLHTFSYLPRDLNFIDHTSNIGWKEFQRAKPIIIDPGLYSMRKADVFWVTQKRSVPTAFKLFTGSAWMALSRPFVDYCIWGWDNLPRTVLMYYANFLSSPEGYFHTVICNAQEFRNSTVNSDLHFISWDNPPKQHPHLLRLADMQRMIDSNAPFARKFPRDDPVLDKIDSEILSRGPDMFTPGGWCVGSGKNGTDPCTVIGNRTVIRPGPGAKRLEKLISSLLSSDNFRPRQCK from the exons atgaagaGATTAAGAAGCTATTACATGCAGTTTCGACACAACAACAATCAAGCAATGGAGCGTAAATGGATCTTCCCATTAGCTGTTGGCTccattgtttctttatttttactcTTCTTAACAACCTTAACCTCTTTCGATGgctccccttttcttttcttctaccgTTCCTCCGCCGTAACCGGCGGTTCCTCTCCTTTCGTGGAAAACCAACTAAAACCCATCCCTATTTCCACCCTCCCTCCGCCTCCCCGCTTCGCCTACCTCATCTCCGGCTCTGCCGGCGACTGTCGGATGCTTAAGAGGACTCTTTTAGCCCTTTACCATCCTTTGAATCAATACGTGGTTCATCTTGACCGGGAAGCTAGCTCTGAAGAGAGGCTCGATCTGGAGAAGTTCGTGAAGGATCATCCAGTGTTTAACAAAGTAGGGAATGTTAGGATGATTGTGAAAGCTAATTTGGTCACTTACAGAGGCCCTACTATGGTTGCTAATACGCTTCATGCTGCTGCAATTTTGTTGAAAGAAGGTGGAGATTGGGATTGGTTCATTAATCTTAGTGCTTCTGATTATCCCCTTGTTACCCAAGATG ATTTGTTGCACACATTTTCATACTTGCCAAGGGATCTAAATTTCATCGATCATACAAGCAATATTGGGTGGAAAGA GTTCCAGAGGGCTAAACCAATCATTATTGATCCAGGATTGTATAGCATGAGAAAAGCTGATGTGTTTTGGGTTACACAAAAGAGAAGTGTGCCTACTGCATTCAAACTCTTTACAG GTTCTGCATGGATGGCACTTTCTCGCCCTTTTGTTGACTATTGCATTTGGGGATGGGACAACCTACCTCGAACTGTCCTCATGTATTACGCAAACTTTTTATCATCTCCAGAAGGTTACTTCCACACTGTCATTTGTAATGCTCAAGAGTTCCGTAACAGTACAGTAAACAGCGATCTCCATTTTATATCATGGGATAACCCTCCTAAGCAGCATCCTCACCTCCTCAGGCTTGCTGACATGCAACGGATGATCGATAGCAATGCCCCTTTTGCTAGAAAGTTCCCTAGGGATGATCCTGTACTTGATAAAATCGACTCTGAGATCTTGTCTCGTGGCCCAGATATGTTTACTCCTGGTGGTTGGTGTGTAGGAAGTGGGAAGAATGGGACCGATCCTTGCACTGTTATTGGTAACAGAACAGTCATCAGGCCTGGCCCCGGAGCAAAAAGGTTGGAAAAGTTGATCAGCTCTCTTCTATCCAGTGACAATTTTAGACCGCGACAATGCAAATAA